From the genome of Longimicrobiaceae bacterium:
CGGGCGAGCCGGCCGGGTCCAGCAGGTCGATCTTGAACTGCACCCGCCCCGCCTCGTTCGCGCCCCACTCCAGCACCACCACCAGCGTCATCCGGTCCTGCTGCGCCGGGAACCCCGGGGCGAACAGGTGGTGGAAGACGCCGTGCAGGTCGGCGCGCCCGTCCGGGCGCATGGCGGCATCCTCGCAGAGCAGCGCGTACAGAACCCTCACGGTCTCTCCCTTTCTCGTCGAGCGGAGCGTGCGGCCGGCTCACCGGCCGAAAGAAAATTCATGGTCCCTGCACCCTCAGAGCCGGACGCGGACCGCCTCGGCGTGGCCGTGCAGCCCCTCCGACTCCGCGAGCCGGACCACGTCCTCCGCGTCCCGGCGCAGCCGCTCCGCCGAGTAGCCGATCAGGGAGGTGCGCTTCACGAAGTCGTACACCCCCAGCGGCGAGGCGAAGCGCGCCGTCCCCCCGGTGGGAAGGACGTGGTTGGGGCCGGCGAAGTAGTCGCCCACCGGCTCCGGCGACCAGCTCCCCAGGAAGATCGCCCCGGCGTTGCGGATGCGGCCCGCCAGCGCGAGCGGCTCCATCACCAGCAGCTCCAGGTGCTCCGGGGCGCGCAGGTCGGCCAGCTCCGCGGCGGCGCCCAGGTCCGGCACCTGCACGATGGCGCCGTTCGCCTCCAGCGCGGCGCGCGCCACGTCGCGGCGGGGGTTCGCCTCCAGCAGGCGCTCGATCTCGCGGGGGACCTCGGTGAGGTGCGCCGCGCAGGTGGTCACCAGCCAGGCGATGGCGTCCGGGTCGTGCTCAGCCTGCCCGATCAGGTCCGCGGCGACGTGGCGCGCATCCGCCAGCTCGTCCGCGATCACCAGGATCTCGGAGGGGCCGGCGACCATGTCGATGTCCACCCGCCCGAACACCTGCCGCTTCGCCTCGGCCACCCACTTGTTGCCCGGGCCGACGATCTTGTCCACCCGCCCCACCGTCTCCGTCCCGAACGCCAGCGCCCCCACCGCCTGCGCCCCGCCCACCCGGATCACCTCCGTCACCCCGGCGACGTGGGCCGCGGCGAGCACCACCGGCGCCACCTCCCCGTCCGGCGACGGCGAGACCATGGCGATCTCGTCCACCCCCGCCACGGCGGCCGGGATGGCGTTCATCAGCACGGTGGACGGGTACGCGGCGCGCCCGCCGGGGACGTAGATCCCCACCCGGCGCAGGGGCGCCACCCGCTGCCCCAGCATGGAGCCGTCCGGGAGGAAGTCCACGAAGCCGTGCTCCCGCTGCCGCTCGTGGAAGCGCCGGACGTTGGCGGCGGCGCGGCGGAGCGACTCCAGCAGCGCCGGCTCCACGGAGGCGGCGGCGCGCTCCAGCTCGTCCGCCCCCACCCGCAGCTCCGCCACGCTCGCGGCCTCCACGCGGTCGAAGCGGCGGGTGTAGTCCAGCAGGGCGGCGTCGCCCCGCTCCGCCACCCCGCGGAGGATGGCCGCGACCGAGTCGCGCAGCTCCGGGTCGTCGGTGGAGGCCGCGGAGGCCAGCTCGCGCAGCTCCGCGAAGGGCGGGCGGCTGGAGAGGGTGCGGATGTTCACGGCTGCGAAGCGGTCGAGTCGAGCCCGGCGGCGCCGTCCAGCGCCCGCTCCAGGTCGGCGATGAGGCGCTGGTGCTCCTCCAGGCGGAGCTTGTGGCTGGCGCGGTTGACGATCAGGCGGGCGGAGGAGCGCGACACCTCGTCCACCACCACCAGCCCGTTCTCCTCCAGCGTGCGCCCGGTCTGCACCAGGTCCACGATCCAGTGGGAGAGGCCCAGCAGCGGGGCGATCTCCACCGAGCCGGAGATGTGGATCAGGTCCACCTGCACCCCCCGCGCGGCGAAGAAGCGGCGCGCCGACTCCACGTACTTGGTCGCCACGCGCGGCGTCACGGCACCGGGGAGGTGCGGGTACGGCATCCCCTCGGGCGCGGCGACGGCCAGGCGGCACCCGCCGAAGCGCAGGTCGAGCGGGTGCAGCACGTCCGGCTCCCGCTCCCCGAGCACGTCCAGCCCCACCACCCCCGCGTCCGCCACCCCGGCCTCCACGTAGACGGGAACGTCGATGTTCTTCACCGGGAGGTACTCGAAGCGCCCGTCGTCGGAGGGGAGGATCAGCCGCCGCGACTCCAGCGCCGCCGCGGAAACGCCGGAGCCCAGCCGCTCGAAGAGGCCGAGGGCGTCCTCCATCACGCGCCCCTTGGGGAGCGCGATGCGCAGCGGCCGGCTCACCGGACCTCCGCGGGGAGGAGCTCCGCCAGGGCGTCCGTCTCCAGCGCGAAGCCCACCGCCGGCCGGTCGGCGCCGTAGAGCCCCAGCAGGTGGTCGTACCGCCCGCCGAAGCCCACCGCGCGGCCGACCCCCGCCACGAACAGCTCCCACTGGACCCCGGTGTAGTAGCCCAGCCCGCGGATCTCCCCCAGGTCGTACACCACGTGCGAGCGCTCGTCGGGGGCGAGGAGCGCGTCCACGGCGCGGAGCCGCTCGATGGCCTCCTCCGCCTCCGTGCCGGAGGCGAGGGAGCGGGCGCGCAGCAGCACCTCGCCGCGCCCGATCAGCTCCGGCAGTTCGATCAACGCCCGCGCCACCGCCGCCGGCGCGCCGAACTCGCGCGCCCCCTCGGCCAGCGCCGCGCGGTCCTTGCGGTCGATGGCGACGCGCAGCCGCTCCGCCGCCTCCGGCGCGAGCCCGGCCAGGAGGGGGCGGACGAAGCGGATGTCGCCCAGGTTGATCTGGAAGTCGCGGATCCGGAGCGCGCGCAGGAAGGCGATGGTCATGCGCAGCGTCTCCACGTCCGCCTCGGGACCGGCGTCGCCGATCAGCTCCGCGCCCAGCTGGAACGACTCGCGCCGCCGCCCGCCCCCCTCCGGCTCCTGGCGGTACACCTTCCCCGCATAGCTGAGCCGCAGGGGGAGGGGCGCCGCGGCGAGCCGGCTCGCCGCCATCCGCGCGATGGAGGAGGTGAAGTCCGCACGCAGCGCCACCAGGCGCCCGTCGCGGTCCACGAAGCGGATCAGCCGCCCCGCCAGCTCCGGCCCCGCCCCGCGGGTGAAGACCTCCTCGTACTCGAAGGTGGGCGGGATCACCTCCTCGTAGCCGTGCGCCTCGGCGAGGGCGAACCACGCCGCCTGGACGCGGCGGCGGCGGCGTACGTCGTCGGAAAGGAGGTCCTGCGACCCCGGAGGAACCTGGGTAAGCGGCGTGTTCGGCATGGGCGGGAAGATACCGGCACCCGGACGGGGCTGGCAACCGGGGAGGCCGAACGCGCGGGATGCGGCACGCCGCTTGCAAAACCCGGCATCCGACAGGTGGGACTCGACATAGTCACCCTATCCGGAGAGGGATCCGTGGACATTCTGCTCATCATCGGCATCATCCTCCTGGTGGTCGCGCTCCTGGGTGTGGGCGGGGTCATCGGGGCCCTGGCCGACATCGCCTGGATCCTGCTGATCATCGCAGTGATCGTGATCGCCTGGCGCGTCATCACGGGCCGTCGCCCGGTCTGACGCCAGAGCACGACGCTGGTAAAGCAACGGAGCGGGAGGCCTCGGCCTCCCGCTCCGTTGCATTTCGTGCTGGAGCGAATCCAGCCTACCGCGCCAGCGCCTCGAACAGCGCCCCGACCTCCTCGGGAGAACGGACGTATGCCCGCGCCGCCGTGGTGGAGGGCGGCCGCTCCGCCACCAGGACCCCCTCCCCGTCACCCGGCCACGAGGACAGCGCGCGGAAGGCGTCCTCGTCCGTGGTGTCGTCGCCCAGGTACAGCACCGGAGCGCCCTCGGGCGGGCGGAGGTGGCCGAGGAGGAAGAGCACAGCACG
Proteins encoded in this window:
- the hisD gene encoding histidinol dehydrogenase; its protein translation is MNIRTLSSRPPFAELRELASAASTDDPELRDSVAAILRGVAERGDAALLDYTRRFDRVEAASVAELRVGADELERAAASVEPALLESLRRAAANVRRFHERQREHGFVDFLPDGSMLGQRVAPLRRVGIYVPGGRAAYPSTVLMNAIPAAVAGVDEIAMVSPSPDGEVAPVVLAAAHVAGVTEVIRVGGAQAVGALAFGTETVGRVDKIVGPGNKWVAEAKRQVFGRVDIDMVAGPSEILVIADELADARHVAADLIGQAEHDPDAIAWLVTTCAAHLTEVPREIERLLEANPRRDVARAALEANGAIVQVPDLGAAAELADLRAPEHLELLVMEPLALAGRIRNAGAIFLGSWSPEPVGDYFAGPNHVLPTGGTARFASPLGVYDFVKRTSLIGYSAERLRRDAEDVVRLAESEGLHGHAEAVRVRL
- the hisG gene encoding ATP phosphoribosyltransferase; this translates as MSRPLRIALPKGRVMEDALGLFERLGSGVSAAALESRRLILPSDDGRFEYLPVKNIDVPVYVEAGVADAGVVGLDVLGEREPDVLHPLDLRFGGCRLAVAAPEGMPYPHLPGAVTPRVATKYVESARRFFAARGVQVDLIHISGSVEIAPLLGLSHWIVDLVQTGRTLEENGLVVVDEVSRSSARLIVNRASHKLRLEEHQRLIADLERALDGAAGLDSTASQP
- the hisZ gene encoding ATP phosphoribosyltransferase regulatory subunit, with the protein product MPNTPLTQVPPGSQDLLSDDVRRRRRVQAAWFALAEAHGYEEVIPPTFEYEEVFTRGAGPELAGRLIRFVDRDGRLVALRADFTSSIARMAASRLAAAPLPLRLSYAGKVYRQEPEGGGRRRESFQLGAELIGDAGPEADVETLRMTIAFLRALRIRDFQINLGDIRFVRPLLAGLAPEAAERLRVAIDRKDRAALAEGAREFGAPAAVARALIELPELIGRGEVLLRARSLASGTEAEEAIERLRAVDALLAPDERSHVVYDLGEIRGLGYYTGVQWELFVAGVGRAVGFGGRYDHLLGLYGADRPAVGFALETDALAELLPAEVR